One window from the genome of Actinomycetota bacterium encodes:
- a CDS encoding O-acetylhomoserine aminocarboxypropyltransferase/cysteine synthase, translating into MSTGYRYETLQVHAGQEPAPGTHARAVPIYQTTSYTFDDSAHGARLFALEEFGNIYTRIMNPTTDVFEKRIAALEGGIAAVATASGQAAQFTALTTLAGAGDNIVSTSYLYGGTYNQFKVALARLGIDVRFVDGDDPEAFAALIDDNTKALYAETIGNPRFNIPDLPALADVAHTAGVPLVVDNTFGAAGYLCRPIDHGVDIVVSSATKWIGGHGNSIGGVIVDSGNFDWRNGRFPVFTEPAPGYHGLVFTDVFGPDGPFGNIAFAIRARVEGLRDIGTALSPFNAFLLLQGVETLSLRVQRHVDNALELAEWLQANKSVAWVDYPGLPDHPYHENATRILRNGYGGVLAFGIDGGSAAAQQFIDSVQLASHVANVGDAKTLVIHPASTTHQQLDAEEQRLAGVTDDLIRVSVGIEHIDDIKDDFEAAFVRAGLQGEAT; encoded by the coding sequence ATGAGTACCGGTTACCGATACGAAACCCTGCAGGTTCATGCTGGGCAGGAACCTGCCCCGGGCACACATGCCAGAGCGGTTCCGATCTATCAGACGACGTCCTATACCTTCGACGATTCGGCGCACGGCGCCCGGCTCTTCGCCCTCGAGGAATTCGGCAACATCTACACCCGAATCATGAACCCGACCACAGATGTATTCGAGAAGCGGATTGCCGCCCTGGAGGGAGGAATTGCTGCGGTCGCCACCGCTTCCGGTCAGGCGGCACAGTTCACTGCCCTGACCACGCTGGCCGGTGCCGGCGACAACATCGTCTCGACCAGCTACCTCTACGGTGGAACCTACAACCAGTTCAAGGTGGCGCTGGCCCGTCTCGGCATCGACGTCCGTTTCGTCGACGGCGACGACCCAGAGGCGTTTGCAGCTCTGATCGATGACAACACGAAAGCGCTGTATGCCGAGACCATCGGTAATCCTCGGTTCAACATCCCGGATCTACCCGCTCTCGCCGATGTCGCCCACACGGCAGGTGTGCCGCTCGTCGTCGACAACACGTTCGGTGCAGCCGGGTATCTGTGCCGGCCGATCGATCATGGAGTCGACATCGTGGTGTCATCGGCAACCAAATGGATCGGCGGCCATGGCAACTCCATCGGGGGTGTGATCGTCGACTCGGGGAACTTCGACTGGCGCAACGGTCGGTTCCCCGTGTTCACCGAGCCCGCCCCCGGGTACCACGGTCTCGTCTTCACCGACGTGTTCGGTCCCGACGGCCCCTTCGGCAACATTGCATTTGCCATCCGTGCTCGCGTGGAGGGTCTTCGTGACATCGGCACGGCATTGAGCCCCTTCAACGCGTTTCTGCTACTCCAGGGTGTCGAAACCCTGTCGCTGCGGGTGCAGCGCCATGTCGACAACGCGCTCGAGTTGGCGGAGTGGCTTCAGGCCAACAAGTCGGTCGCCTGGGTCGACTACCCGGGTCTGCCGGACCATCCGTATCACGAGAATGCCACGCGGATCCTTCGTAACGGATACGGCGGCGTGCTCGCCTTCGGGATCGACGGAGGCTCTGCCGCCGCGCAGCAGTTCATCGACAGTGTGCAGCTTGCATCCCACGTGGCGAACGTCGGAGATGCCAAGACACTCGTGATCCACCCGGCATCGACCACACATCAACAGTTGGATGCCGAGGAGCAGCGACTGGCCGGTGTGACCGACGACCTGATCCGCGTGTCGGTAGGGATCGAGCATATTGACGACATCAAGGACGACTTCGAGGCGGCGTTCGTCAGGGCCGGGCTGCAAGGGGAAGC